The following are encoded in a window of Plectropomus leopardus isolate mb chromosome 23, YSFRI_Pleo_2.0, whole genome shotgun sequence genomic DNA:
- the ugt5g1 gene encoding UDP glucuronosyltransferase 5 family, polypeptide G1: protein MAIGMDKKLAGMIPVFLTGLCFLLLGPTCCSSSRILVVPVDGSHWINMEVILRELHSRGHNITVLRSAKSWYIPSNSSIYTSINVPMLEDESDLDYYNKMLVDVMECRRLPTFVRTFCQQHLITSMLATGHEILARAIATMLDDPEFMKRLQDAKFDLILTDPALTIGVLLGNYLKLPMVFNVRWINNGEGHFTIAPSPVSYVPVSGSELHDQMDFLERTKNMLHYLYSLVEQHYYINPAYSDLFQRHFPPGTDLLSLQRAADIWLVRTDFVFEFPRPTMPNVVYIGGFQCKKSGPLPDELEAFMQSSGEHGVVVMSLGTIVSALPRETTEAIAAALAQLPQKVVWKFVGETPTSLGNNTMLMKWLPQKDILGHPKTRAFVAHGGTNGMYEAICHGVPVVGLPLLFDQFDNLLRLKQRGAARMVEAKSLTKEDFLEALKDVLETPSYRDNIQHLSQLHHDQPMSPMDTAIFWIEYVIRNKGAPHLQSASFSLPWYSYFCLDVCVFIMALVGAFVGVSVFICKILCCRRSRRKTKAE from the exons ATGGCGATTGGCATGGATAAA AAATTGGCCGGCATGATCCCTGTATTCCTGACAGGTCTTTGCTTCCTGTTGCTCGGGCCCACTTGTtgtagcagcagcaggatcCTGGTAGTGCCCGTTGATGGCAGCCACTGGATCAACATGGAGGTGATCCTTCGAGAACTGCACTCCAGAGGCCATAACATCACTGTGCTGCGCTCTGCCAAGAGCTGGTACATCCCAAGTAACTCCTCAATCTATACTTCTATTAATGTGCCCATGCTGGAGGATGAGTCGGACTTGGACTACTACAATAAAATGCTAGTTGATGTTATGGAATGCCGCAGGTTGCCGACTTTTGTACGCACATTCTGTCAGCAGCACTTGATCACATCTATGTTGGCAACGGGCCATGAGATCCTTGCCAGAGCAATTGCCACAATGCTAGATGACCCTGAGTTTATGAAGAGGCTGCAAGATGCCAAATTTGACTTAATATTAACTGATCCTGCTCTGACTATTGGGGTTCTTCTGGGTAACTACCTCAAGCTGCCGATGGTTTTTAATGTGCGCTGGATCAATAATGGGGAGGGCCATTTCACCATAGCACCATCTCCTGTCTCCTACGTCCCTGTATCAGGAAGTGAGCTTCATGATCAGATGGATTTTCTGGAAAGAACCAAGAACATGTTGCATTATCTCTATAGTTTAGTTGAACAACACTATTATATTAACCCTGCCTACTCAGATCTTTTTCAACGGCATTTCCCTCCTGGAACTGACTTGCTATCTTTGCAGCGTGCGGCTGATATCTGGCTGGTGAGGACGGATTTTGTCTTTGAGTTCCCTCGGCCCACCATGCCCAATGTGGTCTACATTGGGGGGTTCCAGTGCAAAAAGTCTGGTCCCCTCCCTGATGAGCTGGAGGCCTTCATGCAGAGTTCTGGGGAGCATGGGGTGGTGGTCATGTCTCTGGGGACGATTGTGTCAGCCCTTCCTCGTGAAACCACAGAGGCCATCGCTGCTGCTCTTGCTCAGCTACCTCAGAAGGTTGTATGGAAGTTTGTGGGTGAAACGCCTACGTCTCTGGGGAACAACACCATGCTGATGAAGTGGCTTCCTCAGAAAGACATCCTGGGACACCCCAAGACTCGTGCCTTTGTAGCCCATGGAGGCACCAACGGTATGTATGAGGCCATTTGCCACGGAGTGCCTGTTGTGGGACTGCCGCTCCTCTTTGACCAGTTCGACAATCTACTCCGGCTGAAGCAACGCGGGGCAGCGCGAATGGTAGAAGCCAAATCACTCACCAAAGAAGACTTCCTGGAGGCTCTGAAGGACGTCCTGGAGACTCCTTCATACCGTGACAACATACAGCATCTCTCACAGCTACACCATGACCAGCCAATGTCTCCTATGGACACTGCTATCTTTTGGATTGAGTATGTCATCAGGAACAAAGGAGCACCCCATCTACAATCAGCAAGTTTTAGTCTGCCTTGGTACTCCTACTTCTGCCtagatgtgtgtgtatttattatgGCCCTTGTTGGGGCCTTTGTTGGGGTTTCAGTCTTCATATGCAAGATTCTCTGCTGCCGAAGGTCCCGGAGAAAGACAAAAGCAGAGTAA